In Aliamphritea ceti, a single window of DNA contains:
- a CDS encoding bifunctional diguanylate cyclase/phosphodiesterase, whose protein sequence is MSLNSKHRIAFKQARVVLLISILLGLVSTGWQITLDLQQERRSLQAGIERILTLHRETASLAVYNLNQGQAEEITKALIAYPEIYSAKLVDDFGDPLAEHSRPQTESSWLSLLGSYFFRVETQIHESLSVDASANNTARLSIDLDAALIASSFASRAFTSLLFSLFYDVTLAAIFLILFYRWLSKPIENIVAWVNDLREGKEGQLPYTETDEIGDLVAGFSRLWEERKQVTDKLNETIQELSKSESFSRTLMDNAGDAMFLCFPDTRIVQVNNRAAQYLAETKACLLKRNMSEFSQNYSHDELVSLFASLDEQQVTSFEDSYRSKNGTLIPIEARVIKLVLEESDYLLIMVRDISVRKEAEKQIYDLAFFDPLTALPNRRLFMDRLTSSLELHNANHKFGAVLYLDLDRFKTVNDSLGHGVGDALLCEIANRIKKILPATSTCSRFGGDEFVVLLPEIGENAEVSAEIAANLALQVLEQIRAPFEVNSHTLYCSASIGISMFPDKSNVASDVLRCADTALYKAKALGRNCFQFFDPEMQSSAQQRLDVEKGLHLAVDNQELELWFQPQTDIDDKIIGAEALVRWNHPQRGLILPGEFIPVAEDSGQIIEVGEWVIAESLRLLAQWRVQGLPESFRRLSINISPLQFMQVNFVETLFALLDASKISGNMIELEITENMLLNKFEVASNKMNLLKQRGISFAIDDFGTGYSSLKYLRYLPLDVLKIDRSFVAGLRSLSEEAAIIEVIIATADRLDLQVIAEGVETKEERFALQSLGCCCFQGYLFSKPVPASQIYEMLQQSVETTAS, encoded by the coding sequence ATGTCACTTAATAGCAAGCATAGAATTGCGTTCAAGCAAGCGCGTGTAGTGCTGTTGATATCAATATTGCTGGGCTTAGTCTCCACCGGTTGGCAAATTACACTTGACCTTCAACAGGAAAGGCGCAGTTTGCAAGCGGGTATTGAGCGGATTTTGACGCTGCACCGGGAAACCGCAAGCTTAGCTGTGTATAACCTTAACCAGGGACAGGCAGAAGAGATTACTAAAGCTCTGATCGCTTATCCGGAAATCTACAGTGCTAAGTTAGTGGATGATTTTGGTGATCCTCTGGCAGAGCATTCTCGCCCGCAGACTGAGAGTTCCTGGCTTTCATTACTGGGAAGTTATTTTTTCAGAGTTGAGACACAAATCCATGAATCTTTATCTGTTGATGCGTCAGCTAATAACACTGCTCGCCTGAGTATTGACTTAGATGCCGCGCTAATAGCTTCCAGCTTTGCCAGCAGAGCATTTACCAGCCTTCTGTTTAGCCTGTTCTATGACGTAACTTTAGCGGCAATATTTTTAATTTTGTTTTACCGCTGGTTGTCAAAGCCGATCGAAAATATTGTGGCATGGGTAAATGATCTTCGGGAAGGTAAAGAGGGCCAGTTACCTTATACAGAAACTGATGAGATCGGCGATCTGGTGGCTGGTTTTTCCCGTCTTTGGGAGGAGCGTAAACAGGTTACTGACAAACTGAATGAGACTATTCAGGAGTTGTCTAAAAGTGAGAGTTTTTCCCGGACGCTCATGGATAATGCCGGCGATGCAATGTTTTTATGCTTTCCTGATACCCGTATCGTGCAGGTGAATAATCGGGCTGCTCAGTATCTTGCTGAAACCAAGGCATGTTTGCTGAAGAGAAATATGTCTGAGTTCAGTCAAAACTATTCTCATGATGAGTTAGTGTCACTTTTTGCTTCGCTGGACGAACAGCAGGTAACCAGTTTCGAAGATAGTTACAGGAGTAAAAATGGGACGTTGATTCCTATAGAAGCCCGGGTCATTAAACTGGTATTAGAAGAGTCTGATTATTTGCTGATTATGGTACGGGATATTTCTGTACGTAAAGAAGCTGAAAAGCAAATATATGATCTGGCTTTTTTCGATCCGCTAACAGCTTTGCCCAATCGTCGTCTGTTTATGGACAGACTTACTTCTTCTTTAGAATTGCACAATGCCAATCATAAATTTGGCGCTGTTCTGTATCTGGATTTAGACCGTTTTAAAACGGTGAATGATTCACTTGGGCACGGTGTTGGAGATGCGCTTCTTTGTGAGATTGCAAACCGCATAAAGAAAATACTGCCAGCTACCAGTACATGCTCACGATTTGGTGGTGATGAGTTTGTCGTACTGCTGCCTGAGATTGGCGAGAATGCAGAAGTCAGTGCTGAAATTGCCGCTAACCTTGCTTTACAGGTATTAGAGCAAATAAGGGCTCCGTTCGAAGTGAACAGCCATACTTTGTACTGTTCTGCCAGTATTGGTATCAGTATGTTTCCGGATAAAAGCAATGTTGCCAGTGATGTATTACGTTGCGCCGACACCGCTTTATATAAAGCGAAAGCTCTGGGGCGAAATTGCTTCCAGTTTTTTGATCCGGAGATGCAATCATCTGCTCAACAAAGGCTGGATGTTGAAAAAGGTTTGCATCTGGCGGTTGATAATCAAGAGTTAGAGCTGTGGTTTCAGCCACAAACAGATATCGACGATAAGATTATTGGTGCGGAAGCTCTGGTGCGCTGGAATCATCCTCAGAGGGGATTAATTTTACCTGGTGAATTCATCCCTGTTGCTGAAGACAGCGGTCAAATCATTGAAGTGGGTGAATGGGTCATAGCAGAAAGTTTGCGTTTATTAGCGCAGTGGCGGGTCCAGGGATTACCCGAGTCATTTCGAAGGCTGTCGATTAATATCAGTCCGTTACAGTTTATGCAGGTTAACTTTGTTGAAACCTTATTCGCTTTGTTAGATGCCTCGAAAATTTCCGGCAACATGATAGAACTGGAAATTACTGAAAATATGCTGCTGAACAAGTTTGAGGTGGCCAGTAACAAAATGAATCTGCTAAAACAGCGAGGCATCTCCTTCGCTATTGATGATTTTGGCACGGGTTATTCATCATTAAAATATCTGCGGTATTTGCCACTGGATGTTCTTAAAATAGATCGCTCATTTGTTGCAGGTCTACGCTCCTTATCTGAAGAAGCAGCGATTATCGAGGTTATCATCGCGACTGCAGATCGGCTTGATTTACAGGTGATTGCAGAAGGCGTTGAGACGAAAGAAGAACGATTTGCTCTGCAATCGCTTGGCTGTTGCTGCTTTCAGGGGTATTTGTTCTCTAAACCGGTACCGGCTTCCCAAATATATGAGATGTTGCAGCAAAGTGTAGAGACCACTGCCAGCTGA
- a CDS encoding NAD(P)H-dependent oxidoreductase, with the protein MEQEKHDGVVNAPKKVLVLFAHPSLRRSEVNAPLFNVADNLDGVTFIDLYAEYPTFHIDIDREQKRLLAHDVVIFQFPLYWYSTPSILKEWQDLVLEYGFAYGTGGTALQGKVFMCAITAGGKEDYYRAEGFNHFNIRELLHPLEQMSNLVGMRYLAPYALFGARTAVEDCRVKKHADGYRQLLTALVDDVLDLDVVAEHETVNAANLGSMMKGASE; encoded by the coding sequence GTGGAGCAGGAAAAGCATGACGGCGTGGTAAATGCGCCTAAAAAGGTATTGGTATTGTTCGCACATCCTTCGTTACGCCGTTCAGAGGTGAATGCACCGCTGTTTAATGTGGCGGATAACCTTGATGGTGTCACCTTTATCGATTTATACGCTGAGTACCCAACCTTTCATATTGATATCGACCGGGAGCAGAAGCGTCTGCTGGCCCATGACGTCGTTATTTTTCAGTTCCCTCTGTATTGGTATTCCACACCTTCCATTTTAAAAGAGTGGCAGGATTTGGTGCTGGAGTATGGCTTTGCATATGGCACCGGCGGCACGGCATTGCAGGGCAAGGTTTTTATGTGCGCGATCACTGCGGGAGGTAAGGAGGATTATTACCGGGCAGAAGGTTTTAATCATTTTAATATCCGCGAATTACTGCACCCTCTGGAGCAAATGTCGAACTTAGTCGGTATGCGTTATTTGGCGCCTTATGCGTTGTTTGGTGCCCGTACTGCGGTGGAAGATTGCCGGGTAAAAAAGCATGCGGATGGTTACCGTCAGCTGCTGACTGCTTTGGTTGACGATGTGTTAGATCTGGATGTTGTGGCTGAGCATGAAACGGTGAATGCGGCAAACCTCGGCAGCATGATGAAAGGAGCAAGCGAATGA
- a CDS encoding SDR family oxidoreductase codes for MTKSLVVITGASSGIGAAMAQQFSAAGHPLLLVARRIEKLQALNLPNALYRQVDMTDAAAFRAAIAEAEAIHGPVDCLVNNAGLMLLGQIDTQDPMEWQRMYDINVIALLNSMQAVLGDMKARNAGTIINVSSIAGKKSFPNHAAYVGTKFAVSAMSENIREEVADSNVRIMSICPGAVETELLGHTTSQDIIDGYEDWKQAMGGVLVADDIARTAAFMYAQPQGVNIRDVVITATRQQP; via the coding sequence ATGACTAAATCACTGGTAGTTATCACGGGCGCAAGTTCAGGTATTGGCGCGGCTATGGCACAACAGTTTTCAGCTGCAGGTCACCCTTTACTCTTAGTTGCCCGCCGGATAGAAAAACTGCAAGCACTGAACTTGCCTAACGCTTTATATCGTCAGGTTGATATGACAGATGCCGCTGCTTTTCGAGCAGCCATCGCAGAAGCTGAGGCGATCCACGGCCCTGTCGATTGTCTGGTCAATAATGCAGGCTTAATGCTGCTTGGGCAGATAGACACGCAGGATCCAATGGAATGGCAACGTATGTATGACATTAACGTCATCGCCCTACTGAACAGCATGCAGGCGGTACTGGGTGATATGAAAGCCCGCAATGCCGGCACCATTATCAATGTCAGCTCTATCGCAGGGAAAAAATCGTTCCCGAACCATGCCGCTTATGTAGGTACTAAATTTGCGGTATCAGCAATGAGTGAAAATATCCGCGAAGAAGTCGCCGACAGCAATGTACGTATCATGAGTATTTGCCCAGGCGCAGTAGAAACCGAACTGCTGGGGCACACCACTTCACAAGACATCATTGATGGCTACGAAGACTGGAAGCAGGCAATGGGGGGCGTATTAGTCGCGGACGATATCGCTCGTACCGCAGCCTTCATGTATGCGCAGCCTCAGGGTGTAAACATCCGCGATGTTGTTATTACCGCAACCCGTCAGCAACCGTAA
- a CDS encoding LysR family transcriptional regulator: MNNISWRGIRAFIYVAEHGGFTAAAEVSGFSKANLSQLVTDLEAALSVQLLYRTTRQLRLTEIGQGYYERCKLAMQQLDSAAEWASQSTDELKGLIRMNAVGGPFGEDLLAPLIIDFQRQHPDIRVDLDFSSIHVDLIASHYDLVMRMGELPDSSLIARRLHSVTTRYVASPEFLQTHHGIKEPDDLKNLPLICGSVDHWTLSRAAEQKTIHVAQGIKVTSGRVMRQAALAGLGVTRLADVYVQADLQAGKLIEVLPEWSEQTQLTLLCPPLRHQLHRVRVLMEWLKEHFEARYQDALVREPG, from the coding sequence ATGAACAATATTTCCTGGCGGGGCATACGCGCATTTATATATGTTGCGGAACATGGTGGCTTTACTGCTGCGGCAGAGGTCTCAGGGTTTTCTAAAGCTAACCTGAGTCAGCTGGTGACGGATCTGGAAGCGGCGCTGAGTGTGCAGTTGCTGTATCGAACAACCAGACAGTTGCGGCTGACGGAAATCGGCCAGGGTTACTATGAGCGCTGTAAACTAGCTATGCAGCAGCTGGACTCGGCTGCTGAATGGGCGAGCCAATCTACAGATGAACTCAAAGGTTTAATTCGTATGAATGCCGTTGGCGGGCCTTTTGGTGAAGATTTGTTGGCACCGCTTATCATTGATTTTCAGCGGCAGCATCCGGATATACGTGTCGATCTGGACTTTTCGAGCATACATGTCGACCTGATTGCCAGCCATTATGATCTGGTAATGCGGATGGGTGAGCTGCCAGATTCGAGCCTGATTGCCAGAAGGCTGCATTCGGTAACCACACGTTATGTGGCCAGTCCGGAATTTTTGCAGACGCATCATGGTATTAAAGAACCGGATGATCTGAAAAATCTGCCGTTGATATGTGGCAGCGTTGATCACTGGACGCTTAGCCGGGCGGCGGAGCAAAAGACAATTCACGTGGCGCAGGGGATTAAAGTGACCAGTGGTCGGGTAATGCGACAAGCCGCACTGGCCGGATTAGGCGTAACCAGGTTGGCTGATGTCTATGTACAGGCAGACCTGCAAGCTGGCAAGCTGATTGAGGTGTTGCCAGAATGGTCTGAGCAAACTCAGCTGACCTTGCTCTGTCCGCCGCTGCGTCATCAGTTGCACAGGGTAAGAGTGTTGATGGAATGGCTGAAAGAGCATTTTGAAGCACGTTATCAGGATGCGTTAGTACGTGAGCCCGGCTAA
- a CDS encoding monovalent cation:proton antiporter-2 (CPA2) family protein yields MTGIFLQAFIYLVAAVIAVPIAKRFGLGSVLGYLIAGVVIGPVVGLVGDETITIQHFAEFGVVMMLFLVGLELEPKMLWAMRNRLMGLGGLQLGLTAAAVMGVALFFDQQWSIALSIGLIFALSSTAIVLQTFNEKGLTKTEGGRNAFSVLLFQDIAVIPMLAFIPLLALPELVAKAQSAAASAAEHHEEMSLVAGLPGWAMGIVITASIAGVVVGGHFLSRPLFRFVASSGLREIFTATALMLVIGIAALMSLVGLSPALGTFLAGVVLANSEFRHELESNIEPFKGLLLGLFFITVGAGINFGILFDDFALIIGLTLGVMLVKALVLLLLSVIFKIKGSGRWLFALSLAQAGEFGFVLLSFTTQNYVLPMEIFQLLSLVVALSMFLTPGLFILYDKVILPRYEHASNDREADEIDEKGTVIIAGVGRFGQVVNRLLTANGVKTVVLDYEASQVENLRQINIKSYFGDATRPDLLHTAGIDGASMLVVSMDNQEATTELVKYVKHTYPQVKVIARAFDRRHFYMLRQAGADYVEKETFHSALEVGSQALRCLGVHPFLVEQQKVKFKRIEDTSSDKLYETWLGGEESQSYDMHFRHLFIQFEETIRAAMDEDHMDRHGLSEREWTPPPKDYLDDFSDESKPTDSEKPV; encoded by the coding sequence ATGACCGGTATATTTTTGCAGGCTTTTATTTATCTGGTGGCTGCAGTAATTGCGGTGCCAATAGCTAAGCGCTTTGGCTTAGGTTCGGTATTGGGATATTTGATTGCAGGTGTGGTGATCGGGCCGGTAGTTGGACTCGTGGGCGATGAAACAATAACGATTCAGCACTTCGCCGAGTTTGGTGTCGTGATGATGCTGTTTTTGGTTGGCTTAGAGCTTGAACCAAAGATGCTGTGGGCAATGCGTAACCGTTTGATGGGGTTAGGTGGTTTGCAGCTTGGCCTGACCGCTGCAGCGGTTATGGGAGTTGCGTTATTTTTTGATCAGCAGTGGAGCATCGCGCTGAGTATCGGTCTGATATTTGCCCTGTCTTCCACTGCTATTGTGTTGCAAACCTTTAACGAGAAAGGGCTGACGAAAACAGAGGGTGGGCGGAACGCGTTTTCAGTTCTGCTGTTTCAGGATATAGCTGTGATTCCGATGTTGGCGTTTATTCCATTGCTGGCATTACCGGAGTTGGTGGCGAAAGCGCAGAGTGCGGCTGCCAGTGCTGCTGAGCATCATGAAGAAATGAGCCTTGTGGCAGGCTTGCCCGGATGGGCAATGGGCATTGTGATTACAGCCAGCATTGCTGGGGTAGTTGTCGGCGGGCACTTTTTGAGTCGCCCTTTGTTTCGCTTTGTTGCCAGTTCAGGTTTACGGGAGATTTTTACCGCCACGGCGTTGATGCTGGTGATAGGTATAGCGGCATTGATGAGCCTGGTCGGTTTATCACCGGCGCTTGGGACTTTTCTGGCAGGGGTGGTGCTGGCGAACAGTGAGTTCCGTCATGAGCTGGAATCGAACATAGAGCCGTTTAAAGGTTTATTGCTAGGCTTGTTCTTTATTACTGTTGGTGCAGGCATTAACTTTGGCATTTTATTCGATGATTTTGCGCTGATCATCGGGCTAACGCTTGGGGTGATGCTGGTAAAAGCCTTGGTGTTACTGCTGTTAAGTGTGATTTTTAAAATTAAAGGCTCTGGCCGCTGGCTGTTTGCATTGAGCCTTGCGCAGGCCGGTGAGTTCGGATTTGTGTTGTTGAGCTTTACCACACAAAACTACGTGCTTCCGATGGAGATCTTTCAGTTACTGTCACTGGTTGTCGCGCTGTCTATGTTTCTCACGCCGGGCTTATTCATTTTGTATGACAAGGTGATTTTGCCCCGTTATGAACACGCGTCGAATGATAGGGAAGCCGACGAGATTGATGAAAAAGGTACTGTGATTATTGCCGGTGTTGGCCGCTTTGGGCAGGTAGTTAATCGCTTACTGACGGCAAATGGTGTGAAAACTGTGGTGCTTGATTATGAAGCTTCACAGGTTGAAAACCTTCGTCAAATAAATATTAAAAGCTACTTTGGCGATGCGACACGCCCAGATCTGCTGCATACGGCAGGTATTGATGGTGCATCGATGCTGGTTGTTTCTATGGATAACCAGGAGGCCACCACAGAGCTTGTGAAGTATGTGAAACATACCTATCCACAGGTTAAAGTGATTGCCCGTGCGTTTGATCGCCGCCATTTCTACATGCTCCGGCAGGCGGGGGCAGATTATGTGGAGAAAGAAACCTTCCACTCGGCATTAGAAGTAGGGTCGCAGGCTTTGCGTTGCCTGGGTGTGCATCCCTTCCTGGTTGAGCAGCAGAAAGTTAAGTTTAAGCGCATTGAAGACACCAGTTCAGACAAACTATATGAGACCTGGTTAGGCGGAGAAGAGTCTCAGTCATACGACATGCACTTCCGGCATTTGTTTATCCAGTTTGAAGAAACCATCCGGGCGGCGATGGATGAAGATCATATGGACAGGCATGGTTTGTCTGAACGGGAATGGACGCCGCCGCCTAAGGATTATCTGGATGATTTTAGTGATGAAAGCAAACCAACTGATAGTGAGAAACCCGTTTGA
- a CDS encoding cold-shock protein, with the protein MSKTTGTVKWFNETKGFGFIEQESGPDVFAHFSAIQGSGFKTLAEGQQVEFTVTSGQKGPQAENIVVL; encoded by the coding sequence ATGTCTAAAACTACCGGTACTGTTAAGTGGTTCAACGAAACTAAAGGTTTTGGTTTCATCGAGCAAGAGTCTGGCCCAGATGTTTTCGCACACTTCAGCGCGATTCAGGGTTCAGGATTCAAAACTCTGGCTGAAGGCCAGCAAGTTGAATTCACAGTTACAAGCGGCCAGAAAGGCCCACAAGCTGAGAACATCGTTGTTCTGTAA
- a CDS encoding cupin domain-containing protein: MTITYRAAEIPADQLNEKPLAQPTAEPLSGDITTRSQVFFNTEEQNVMSGTWECEPGESRWEFMTRGEVIYVLSGRMTVVEDGGEAVELTAGSSAVFPVGWCGNWTVHETLRKVYVIYGA, translated from the coding sequence ATGACAATTACTTACCGCGCGGCTGAAATTCCAGCTGATCAGTTGAATGAAAAACCACTGGCACAACCAACAGCTGAACCACTTTCCGGTGACATCACGACCCGTAGTCAGGTGTTTTTTAATACAGAAGAACAAAATGTTATGTCTGGTACATGGGAGTGTGAACCAGGTGAGTCACGCTGGGAATTTATGACCCGTGGCGAAGTTATTTACGTATTGTCTGGTCGGATGACGGTCGTTGAAGATGGCGGTGAAGCCGTAGAACTGACTGCAGGTTCAAGTGCTGTGTTCCCAGTTGGCTGGTGTGGCAACTGGACTGTGCATGAAACACTGCGCAAAGTGTATGTGATTTACGGCGCATAA
- a CDS encoding transporter substrate-binding domain-containing protein — MERSRMLVGVRNCFAFIWLCLCSVVVAAEDVIELYAVDYPPYMIVSDVNNISGIDVDVTREAFAAVGITAKINTAPWKRVLKNLEHGRVLGALSCSKRPDRVSFMLFSDQVSEANQVAVMSKGLDDRKLVNFQDLSNFKVIAVEGWGIQRELVRKNIPHTTTAEMDNGIKSVVYRDIDVFYSGELTTLYRAGQLGIQDDIKIKRFTDKESSSFHLCLSKGYPDSQRLLQLFNTGLAKIKASGRFDAIYEQYL, encoded by the coding sequence ATGGAGAGGTCCAGAATGTTGGTAGGCGTTCGTAATTGCTTCGCTTTTATTTGGCTTTGCTTATGTTCAGTGGTAGTTGCTGCAGAAGATGTTATTGAGCTGTACGCTGTCGATTATCCTCCTTACATGATTGTTTCAGACGTTAACAATATATCTGGAATAGATGTCGATGTTACCCGGGAAGCATTCGCGGCTGTGGGTATTACTGCAAAAATTAATACTGCGCCCTGGAAACGGGTACTGAAGAACCTTGAGCATGGTCGGGTTTTGGGCGCGCTGAGTTGCTCGAAACGGCCTGACAGGGTTAGCTTTATGCTATTTAGTGATCAGGTGAGCGAGGCTAACCAAGTGGCGGTGATGTCTAAAGGGTTAGATGATCGTAAGCTGGTGAACTTCCAGGACCTTAGTAACTTTAAGGTAATAGCCGTTGAGGGGTGGGGGATTCAGCGTGAGCTGGTGCGTAAGAATATTCCTCACACTACAACTGCAGAAATGGACAACGGAATTAAGTCGGTTGTTTATCGTGATATTGACGTTTTTTATAGTGGCGAGCTAACCACTTTGTATCGTGCCGGGCAGTTAGGCATACAGGACGATATAAAAATAAAAAGATTTACTGATAAGGAAAGTTCTTCTTTTCATCTCTGTTTGAGCAAAGGTTACCCTGATTCGCAGCGTTTGCTGCAGTTGTTTAATACCGGTCTGGCAAAAATAAAAGCTTCCGGCAGGTTTGACGCTATTTATGAGCAGTATTTATAA